In the Streptomyces sp. f51 genome, one interval contains:
- a CDS encoding Lrp/AsnC family transcriptional regulator produces MAIDHLDGRLLVLLAREPRIGVLEMSRRLGVARGTVQARLDRLQSNGVIRGFGPQVDPTALGYPVTAFATLQIRQGQGADVRAHLTTVPEVLELHTTTGSGDMLCRLVARSNADLQRVIDRVVGFDGIVRASTAIVMENPVPLRIIPLVEQAATEG; encoded by the coding sequence ATGGCGATCGATCATCTGGACGGGCGGCTGCTCGTGCTGCTGGCGAGGGAGCCGCGCATCGGGGTGCTGGAGATGTCGCGGCGGCTCGGGGTGGCGCGCGGCACCGTGCAGGCCCGGCTGGACCGGCTTCAGTCGAACGGAGTCATCCGGGGCTTCGGTCCGCAGGTCGACCCGACCGCGCTCGGCTACCCGGTGACGGCGTTCGCCACGCTCCAGATCCGGCAGGGCCAAGGCGCCGACGTACGGGCCCACTTGACGACCGTGCCCGAGGTGCTGGAGCTGCACACGACGACCGGCAGCGGGGACATGCTGTGCCGTCTCGTGGCCCGCTCCAACGCCGATCTCCAACGTGTGATCGACCGGGTCGTCGGTTTTGATGGCATCGTCCGGGCCTCCACGGCGATCGTCATGGAGAACCCGGTTCCCTTGAGGATCATCCCGCTCGTGGAACAGGCGGCGACCGAGGGCTGA
- a CDS encoding ABC transporter permease yields MNFWQYLSSRHEQLLTDAYQHASAVFQCMVVATLIGVLIGVVTYRSDWAGNLATTTTSAILTIPSLAMIGLLIPIVGLGVPPTVIALTLYGLLPIVRNSIVGLRGVDPSLVDAARGIGMSRVVRLVRVELPLAWPPILTGIRIATQMLMGIAAIAAYASGPGLGNEIFRGISSLGSKNALNQVLAGTVGIIILALLFDAAYVLLGRLTIPRGIRA; encoded by the coding sequence GTGAACTTCTGGCAATACCTGAGCAGCCGCCACGAGCAGCTGCTCACGGACGCCTATCAGCACGCCAGCGCGGTCTTCCAGTGCATGGTCGTGGCGACCCTCATCGGCGTGCTGATCGGCGTCGTCACCTACCGCAGCGACTGGGCGGGCAACCTCGCCACCACGACGACGTCCGCCATCCTGACCATTCCCTCGCTGGCCATGATCGGTCTGCTCATTCCGATCGTGGGCCTGGGCGTCCCGCCGACCGTGATCGCCCTGACCCTGTACGGGCTGCTGCCGATCGTGCGCAACTCGATCGTCGGCCTGCGCGGTGTCGATCCCTCGCTGGTCGACGCGGCCCGGGGCATCGGCATGTCACGGGTGGTCCGGCTGGTGCGGGTCGAACTGCCGCTGGCCTGGCCGCCGATCCTGACCGGCATCAGGATCGCCACGCAGATGCTCATGGGCATCGCGGCCATCGCCGCCTACGCCTCAGGACCCGGCCTCGGCAACGAGATCTTCCGTGGCATCAGCTCCCTGGGCAGCAAGAACGCGCTCAACCAGGTGCTCGCGGGCACGGTCGGGATCATCATCCTGGCGCTGCTCTTCGACGCCGCCTACGTCCTGCTCGGCCGGCTGACCATTCCGAGGGGGATCCGTGCCTGA
- a CDS encoding betaine/proline/choline family ABC transporter ATP-binding protein (Members of the family are the ATP-binding subunit of ABC transporters for substrates such as betaine, L-proline or other amino acids, choline, carnitine, etc. The substrate specificity is best determined from the substrate-binding subunit, rather than this subunit, as it interacts with the permease subunit and not with substrate directly.), whose amino-acid sequence MPETAETAEGPADAERSAGAAGDAHSGGGGTSSTTGATIELENLTKRYPGSRDAAVDSVNMEIKAGELVVFVGPSGCGKSTTLKMINRLIEPSGGRIRIGGEDVTDMDPVKLRRKVGYAIQSSGLFPHMTVAQNIALVPRMTGWPKARVTARVEEMLDLVGLDPGEFRGRYPRQLSGGQQQRVGVARALAADPPVLLMDEPFGAVDPITRDHLQDELIRLQHELHKTIVFVTHDFDEAIKLGDRIAVLREHSHIAQFDTPEAILTNPADDFVSGFVGAGAALKRLNLSRVRDVEITDYPTVTVDDPLQEIFGKLRSSGTNEILLLDRRGRPYKWLRRGDLMRAKGSLARAGTLVHDTVTRDATLRDALEAVLTDNSGRVPVTGRRGEYTGVVDMETLMNSVHELLEADRLEAMEHQHELEEARAHQTQFEQEGVDGGEEKA is encoded by the coding sequence GTGCCTGAGACCGCAGAGACCGCCGAGGGCCCCGCGGACGCCGAGCGCTCCGCCGGCGCCGCGGGGGACGCGCACTCCGGGGGCGGGGGCACCTCGTCCACCACCGGCGCCACCATCGAGCTGGAGAACCTCACCAAGCGCTACCCGGGCAGCCGCGACGCGGCCGTCGACAGCGTCAACATGGAGATCAAGGCCGGTGAGCTGGTCGTCTTCGTCGGCCCGTCGGGCTGCGGCAAGTCGACCACACTGAAGATGATCAACCGGTTGATCGAGCCGAGCGGCGGCCGCATCCGCATCGGCGGCGAGGACGTCACCGACATGGACCCGGTGAAGCTGCGCCGCAAGGTCGGCTACGCCATCCAGTCCTCCGGGCTCTTCCCGCACATGACGGTCGCCCAGAACATCGCGCTGGTACCGCGGATGACGGGCTGGCCCAAGGCACGGGTCACGGCCCGGGTCGAGGAGATGCTGGACCTGGTGGGGCTCGACCCCGGCGAGTTCCGGGGCCGCTATCCGCGCCAGCTCTCCGGCGGCCAGCAGCAGCGCGTCGGCGTGGCGCGGGCACTGGCCGCCGACCCGCCCGTGCTGCTCATGGACGAGCCGTTCGGCGCGGTGGACCCGATCACCCGCGACCACCTCCAGGACGAACTGATCCGCCTCCAGCACGAGCTGCACAAGACGATCGTCTTCGTGACGCACGACTTCGACGAGGCCATCAAGCTGGGCGACCGGATCGCGGTGCTGCGCGAGCACTCCCACATCGCGCAGTTCGACACCCCGGAGGCGATCCTCACCAACCCGGCCGACGACTTCGTGTCGGGGTTCGTGGGCGCGGGCGCCGCGCTGAAGCGGCTCAACCTCAGCCGCGTACGGGATGTGGAGATCACCGACTATCCGACGGTCACCGTCGACGATCCGCTCCAGGAGATCTTCGGCAAGCTCCGCTCCAGCGGTACGAACGAGATCCTGCTGCTCGACAGGCGGGGCCGCCCCTACAAGTGGCTGCGGCGCGGCGATCTGATGCGGGCCAAGGGCTCCCTGGCGCGCGCGGGCACGCTGGTGCACGACACCGTGACCCGGGACGCGACCCTGCGGGACGCTCTGGAGGCGGTGCTCACGGACAACTCGGGCCGGGTCCCGGTCACCGGGCGGCGCGGCGAGTACACCGGGGTGGTGGACATGGAGACGCTGATGAACTCCGTGCACGAACTCCTGGAGGCC